A stretch of Rhinopithecus roxellana isolate Shanxi Qingling chromosome 12, ASM756505v1, whole genome shotgun sequence DNA encodes these proteins:
- the IFI44 gene encoding interferon-induced protein 44 yields MAVTTRLTWLHEKIVQNHFGGKRLSLLYKSSVHGFYSGDLLDRCCNQGPTLTVIYGEHHIIGAYAEESYQERKSASIILFALQETKISEWKLGLCTPERLFCYDNIQYNSTTNFQIELGNRKVIMGSKTTEDLGLVQNCTISIQDCEVFRCEDLLDERKIKGATELRKSLLSALRTYEPYGSLVPQIRILLLGPVGAGKSSFFNSVRSVFQGHVTHQALVGTNRTGISEKYRTYSIRDGKDGKYLPFILCDSLGLGEKEGGLCRDDIFYILNGNIRDRYQFNPMESIKLGHRDYIDSPSLKDRIHCVAFVFDTNSVEHFSSQMIVKIKRLRRELINAGVVHVALLTHVDSMDLITKGDLIEIDRCVPLRSKLEEVQRKLGFALSDVSVVSNYSSEWELDPVKDVLILSALRRMLWAADDFLEDLPLEEEGIKERKLSSVHKEEN; encoded by the exons ATGGCAGTGACAACTCGTTTGACATGGTTGCATGAAAAGATCGTGCAAAATCATTTTGGAGGAAAGCGGCTTAGCCTTCTCTATAAGAGTAGTGTCCATGGATTCTACAGTGGAGATTTGCTTGACAGATGTTGTAATCAAGGGCCTACTCTAACAGTGATTTATGGTGAACATCATATTATTGGAGCATATGCCGAAGAGAGTTACCAGGAAAGAAAGTCTGCCTCCATCATCCTTTTTGCACTTCAAGAGACTAAAATTTCAGAATGGAAACTAGGACTATGTACACCAGAAAGACTGTTTTGTTATGACAATATACAATATAACTCCACAACTAATTTCCAGATAGagttaggaaatagaaaagtgaTTATGGGCTCAAAGACAACGGAAGATCTTGGACTTGTTCAAAATTGTACTATTTCTATTCAGGATTGTGAAGTTTTTCGATGTGAAG ATTTACTggatgaaagaaagataaaaggggCGACTGA GCTCAGGAAGAGCTTATTGTCTGCCTTGAGAACTTATGAACCATATGGATCCCTGGTTCCACAAATACGAATTCTGCTGCTGGGTCCAGTTGGAGCTGGGAAGTCCAGCTTTTTCAACTCAGTGAGGTCTGTTTTCCAAGGGCATGTAACGCATCAGGCTTTGGTGGGCACTAATAGAACTGGGATATCTGAAAAG TATAGGACATACTCTATTAGAGATGGGAAAGATGGCAAATATCTGCCATTTATTCTGTGTGACTCACTGGGGCTGGGTGAGAAAGAAGGCGGCCTGTGCAGGGATGACATATTCTACATCTTAAATGGTAACATTCGTGATAGATACCAG TTTAATCCCATGGAATCAATCAAATTAGGTCATCGTGACTACATTGATTCCCCATCGCTGAAGGACAGAATTCATTGTGTGGCATTTGTATTTGATACCAACTCTGTTGAACACTTCTCCTCTCAAATGATAGTAAAGATCAAAAGACTTCGAAGGGAGTTGATAAACGCTG GTGTGGTACATGTGGCCTTGCTCACTCATGTGGATAGCATGGATCTGATTACAAAAGGTGACCTTATAGAAATAGACAGATGTGTGCCTCTGAGGTCCAAG CTAGAGGAAGTCCAAAGAAAGCTTGGATTTGCTCTTTCTGACGTCTCGGTGGTTAGCAATTATTCCTCTGAGTGGGAGCTGGACCCTGTAAAGGATGTTCTAATTCTTTCTGCTCTGAGACGAATGCTATGGGCTGCAGATGACTTCTTAGAGGATTTGCCTCTTGAGGAAGAG ggaatcaaagaaaggaaattatcaAGTGTGCACAAGGAAGAAAATTAA